In Maridesulfovibrio sp., a single genomic region encodes these proteins:
- a CDS encoding Hpt domain-containing protein, with amino-acid sequence MTADEGRGKILFTINEDLRELLPHFVTHQLEELCQMEDCLASEDFKGIGRLGHSLKGAAANFCLEPLSRLGTTIQDVSELGMSDALEPLVKKYRIYLDELKKQLS; translated from the coding sequence ATGACAGCCGACGAAGGCCGGGGAAAAATATTGTTCACAATTAATGAAGACCTGCGGGAATTGCTTCCGCATTTCGTCACTCATCAGCTTGAAGAACTCTGCCAGATGGAGGATTGTCTCGCCTCAGAAGATTTCAAGGGAATAGGAAGGTTGGGCCACAGCCTCAAGGGCGCGGCGGCCAACTTCTGTCTTGAGCCACTATCCAGACTGGGCACTACGATTCAGGATGTATCGGAATTAGGCATGTCTGATGCGCTTGAACCCTTGGTCAAAAAATACCGCATCTACCTTGATGAACTTAAAAAACAATTGAGCTGA
- a CDS encoding phosphatidylglycerol lysyltransferase domain-containing protein, giving the protein MNLNNALNIQTLNDRAEGNLRLLFHYLQRYGNRCASYSVLQPGMSYSLWEGVGFAAWLNAKNLISGDHAVVLSNPVVSAQLQQLFVERLAGHLGKTTLVQIDENLARQLYLSGFRVYQLGVETELDIGAFNLEGGEKASLRQWKNKCLRAGITVEEKKLSEVDPREVSGLCASWLQNKGGRELSFLTRPMPGKDEKGVRFFWARSGERLVGLAGFDPIYSAGRVIGYYHNFDRVEDGALNGISPYIVLCALEKFKAEGIGTLSLGLSPLVEMSCGFNLSGALKKISEFFFRFGESIYPFKGNARHKSKFCGNRKKVYVASNAGWFDTMVAAATACGLEVGKS; this is encoded by the coding sequence ATGAATTTAAATAATGCGCTGAATATTCAGACTCTTAATGACAGAGCAGAGGGGAATCTCCGTCTTCTGTTTCATTATTTACAGCGGTACGGAAACAGGTGCGCGTCTTATTCTGTATTGCAGCCCGGCATGAGCTACAGCCTGTGGGAGGGGGTGGGTTTTGCCGCATGGCTGAACGCAAAAAATCTGATTTCCGGTGACCATGCTGTTGTGCTGTCCAATCCTGTTGTCTCGGCACAATTGCAGCAGCTGTTTGTTGAAAGGCTTGCCGGACATCTCGGCAAAACAACTCTGGTACAGATAGACGAGAATCTGGCCAGGCAGTTGTATTTATCCGGATTCCGGGTTTATCAGCTTGGAGTTGAAACCGAGCTTGATATCGGGGCGTTCAATCTTGAGGGGGGAGAGAAAGCTTCCCTTAGACAGTGGAAAAACAAGTGTTTGCGGGCAGGGATAACTGTTGAGGAAAAAAAGTTATCCGAGGTTGATCCGCGCGAAGTCTCAGGATTATGTGCAAGCTGGCTGCAGAATAAGGGAGGCAGGGAGCTTTCTTTTCTTACCCGGCCTATGCCCGGTAAGGATGAGAAAGGGGTTCGTTTTTTCTGGGCCAGATCAGGAGAGCGGTTGGTTGGCCTGGCCGGATTTGATCCAATTTACAGTGCCGGCCGCGTAATCGGTTACTATCACAATTTCGACAGGGTTGAAGATGGAGCCTTAAACGGCATATCTCCTTACATCGTCCTGTGTGCGCTGGAAAAATTCAAAGCCGAGGGCATCGGGACACTGAGTCTGGGGCTTTCGCCTCTTGTGGAGATGAGTTGCGGGTTCAACCTCTCCGGTGCACTGAAAAAGATTTCCGAATTTTTTTTCCGGTTCGGCGAATCCATCTACCCGTTCAAGGGGAATGCCAGACATAAATCCAAATTCTGCGGTAACCGGAAGAAAGTATATGTCGCCAGCAATGCCGGTTGGTTTGATACAATGGTTGCTGCTGCAACTGCTTGCGGACTGGAAGTGGGTAAATCCTGA
- a CDS encoding bile acid:sodium symporter family protein — MVYSICRFIERHFLLIAVFSSLAAYLSPPLFIWIKPHIAFCLGVIMFGMGLTLQFSDFASAIKNYKAVCLGIILQYTVMPALAVILSSLMGLPQEALIGMVVVGACPGGTASNVIAHLAGANVALSVTMTMISTCLAPLLTPMIIYAVLNQQVEIPLLPMIKSVFWIVIFPLVDGLVLRRFLRKRIDPVIHIFPSVSIIVIAMLVACIIGLNRDMLATFPLLILAAVALHNAGGLIAGYGVGRIAGFDKRDSLTLAIEVGMQNSGLGVALATKYFGTATALPGALFSLWHNISGIAIADRTRQDGSETRDLQPK, encoded by the coding sequence ATGGTGTATTCAATCTGCCGTTTCATTGAACGGCACTTTCTTCTGATAGCCGTTTTTTCAAGTTTAGCCGCGTACCTGTCCCCTCCTCTTTTTATCTGGATAAAGCCGCATATTGCATTCTGTCTCGGCGTGATCATGTTCGGGATGGGGCTGACACTTCAATTCAGCGATTTTGCTTCTGCTATCAAAAACTACAAGGCAGTATGTCTGGGCATCATCCTGCAATACACCGTCATGCCGGCCCTTGCGGTCATACTTTCATCCCTGATGGGACTGCCGCAGGAAGCCCTGATCGGAATGGTTGTCGTCGGGGCCTGTCCCGGAGGCACGGCTTCAAACGTAATCGCGCACCTTGCCGGGGCAAACGTGGCTCTTTCCGTCACCATGACCATGATCTCCACCTGCCTGGCTCCGCTGCTCACCCCTATGATAATATACGCGGTGTTAAACCAGCAGGTGGAAATTCCCCTGCTGCCCATGATAAAATCAGTATTCTGGATTGTTATTTTTCCGCTGGTTGACGGTCTTGTGCTGCGCCGTTTTCTTCGCAAAAGAATAGACCCGGTAATTCACATTTTTCCTTCGGTATCGATTATTGTCATCGCAATGCTTGTGGCCTGTATCATAGGCTTGAACAGGGATATGCTGGCGACCTTTCCGCTGCTGATTCTTGCTGCAGTGGCTCTGCACAACGCAGGTGGACTTATAGCCGGATACGGGGTGGGACGGATAGCCGGATTCGACAAACGGGACAGTCTTACTCTGGCGATAGAAGTAGGAATGCAGAATTCAGGTCTGGGGGTGGCGCTGGCAACCAAGTATTTCGGAACGGCCACAGCGCTTCCGGGAGCTCTGTTCAGCCTGTGGCATAACATCTCCGGCATAGCCATTGCCGACAGGACCAGACAGGACGGATCGGAAACACGGGACCTGCAGCCGAAATAA
- a CDS encoding M48 family metallopeptidase, translating to MNIYLFIIIFSLAGAFFLGLTARQLNRKALSPILPQEFTGIFDPDEYSRSQAYAKTEMGFENITGALSTAATILFIIFGGFNAIDLLARSFGFADIGTGLIFFACLGLLSELLSLPFSLYHTFVIEEKFGFNKTDLKTFVTDKIKGCLLTVIIGGIILGGILLFFNAAGKTAWLWCWIFTVLITIGVQYIAPAWILPLFNKFTPIEDGELKDKIETFAAANGFELNGIFMIDGSKRSTKANAYFTGFGKKKRIALFDTLVQELGADEIVAVLAHEIGHCKLGHIRKMMIMSILNTGVVFLLMSFFLGNSQLFAAFGMEHISVHAGLVFFALLYTPVSLVLSIFSNIRSRKHEYEADNFSAEKTGHPEALISGLKKLSVSSLSNLTPHPFYVWLEYSHPPVIKRIENLKSFKQEA from the coding sequence ATGAACATCTATTTATTTATCATAATATTCTCACTGGCAGGAGCTTTCTTTCTCGGGCTTACAGCCCGCCAGCTCAATCGCAAAGCACTTTCACCCATTCTACCACAAGAATTCACAGGCATATTCGACCCTGATGAGTATAGCAGATCGCAGGCCTATGCGAAAACGGAAATGGGCTTTGAAAATATAACCGGAGCACTGAGTACCGCCGCCACAATCCTGTTCATAATTTTCGGAGGATTCAATGCAATTGATCTCCTGGCACGCAGTTTCGGGTTCGCGGACATAGGCACCGGCCTGATATTCTTTGCATGTCTGGGACTGCTGAGCGAACTGCTCTCCCTGCCCTTCTCCCTGTACCATACTTTTGTGATCGAAGAAAAATTCGGATTCAACAAAACCGACCTGAAAACCTTTGTCACGGATAAAATAAAAGGCTGCCTGCTCACCGTTATCATCGGAGGCATAATTCTCGGCGGAATACTGCTTTTCTTCAATGCCGCGGGAAAAACCGCATGGCTGTGGTGCTGGATATTCACCGTGCTCATCACCATCGGCGTGCAGTACATCGCCCCGGCCTGGATTCTTCCGCTATTCAACAAGTTCACTCCCATCGAGGATGGGGAACTGAAAGATAAAATCGAAACTTTTGCGGCTGCAAACGGTTTCGAACTCAACGGCATTTTCATGATCGACGGTTCAAAACGCTCCACAAAGGCCAACGCCTACTTTACCGGATTCGGCAAAAAGAAACGAATCGCTCTGTTCGATACCCTTGTACAAGAACTTGGCGCAGACGAAATCGTTGCCGTACTGGCCCATGAAATAGGGCACTGCAAGCTCGGTCATATTCGCAAAATGATGATTATGAGCATTTTGAATACCGGGGTGGTCTTTCTGCTCATGTCTTTCTTCCTCGGCAACAGTCAGCTTTTCGCGGCCTTCGGAATGGAACATATCTCAGTCCATGCCGGGCTTGTTTTCTTTGCACTCCTCTACACTCCCGTTTCACTGGTGCTTTCAATCTTCAGCAACATCCGCTCACGCAAGCACGAATATGAAGCGGACAATTTCTCCGCTGAAAAAACAGGACACCCGGAAGCTCTGATCAGCGGTCTGAAAAAGCTGTCGGTAAGCAGCCTTTCAAACCTGACCCCGCATCCTTTCTATGTATGGCTGGAATACAGTCATCCCCCTGTTATAAAGCGCATCGAAAATCTGAAATCATTCAAACAGGAGGCCTAG
- a CDS encoding L-fuculose-phosphate aldolase: MLLKKERELVVEYGRKLLRAGLTTGTGGNLSIVNREKGFMAISASGLNYLDATPKDVVLMDLDGNIVEGERKPSSEHGFHSILYKQREDINAVVHTHSVYATTVACLNMELPAVHYLVGFSGRKVPLAPYATFGSPELAGYVAETIGNYNAVLLANHGLITVGKAIGNAFDAAEELELVARIYIQALSAGKPVLVPDEEMDRVIDKFSTYGQAGGKE, translated from the coding sequence GTGCTGCTCAAAAAAGAAAGGGAACTGGTGGTGGAATACGGCCGCAAACTGCTGCGTGCGGGACTGACAACGGGAACCGGCGGAAATTTAAGCATAGTAAACAGGGAAAAAGGGTTCATGGCCATCAGCGCGAGCGGACTGAATTATCTGGACGCCACCCCGAAAGATGTTGTCCTGATGGATCTTGACGGGAATATCGTCGAGGGTGAACGCAAACCTTCGAGCGAACACGGCTTTCACTCCATACTTTACAAACAACGGGAAGACATAAACGCGGTTGTGCACACCCACTCTGTCTACGCCACAACGGTCGCCTGCCTGAACATGGAACTGCCCGCTGTCCATTATCTGGTGGGTTTTTCAGGCAGAAAAGTGCCTCTCGCCCCATACGCCACCTTCGGCAGCCCGGAACTTGCCGGATACGTGGCCGAGACCATAGGAAATTACAACGCCGTGCTGCTCGCCAACCACGGACTGATCACTGTGGGTAAAGCTATCGGCAACGCCTTTGACGCTGCGGAAGAACTGGAACTTGTTGCCAGAATTTATATTCAGGCCCTTTCAGCCGGAAAACCGGTCCTAGTGCCTGACGAAGAGATGGACCGCGTGATTGATAAATTTTCCACTTACGGACAGGCCGGGGGAAAGGAGTAG
- a CDS encoding MarC family protein produces MNAFFQTGVFEIAFPLFLIMDPLGNLPVCLSMLKDFSPRRQRRILLRELLFALFITVLFMYLGAGLMNVLNIHQSTLRIAGGVILFIISMKMIFPKTDGNATEAEKDPFIVPIAVPLFAGPSLLAAVMVYGSRGDGNLTVLSGVLLAWGASVIIMLTGPALARLLGQRGLRACERLMGLILILLSVQMLEDGIAYYINHLLKP; encoded by the coding sequence ATGAATGCTTTTTTTCAGACCGGTGTTTTCGAAATAGCATTTCCCCTGTTCCTGATAATGGACCCGCTGGGCAACCTGCCGGTCTGCCTGTCCATGCTCAAGGATTTCTCGCCGCGCAGACAGCGCCGAATCCTCCTGCGTGAACTTCTCTTTGCCTTATTCATCACGGTTCTGTTCATGTACCTCGGAGCCGGGCTGATGAATGTGCTGAACATTCACCAGTCAACGCTGCGAATAGCCGGAGGGGTGATCCTGTTCATAATCTCCATGAAAATGATCTTCCCGAAAACGGATGGAAATGCGACGGAAGCGGAGAAGGACCCTTTCATAGTCCCCATTGCAGTTCCCCTTTTCGCCGGACCTTCCCTGCTTGCCGCAGTAATGGTTTACGGCTCAAGAGGGGACGGAAACCTGACTGTTCTGTCCGGAGTCCTGCTGGCCTGGGGAGCATCCGTCATCATCATGCTTACCGGCCCGGCACTGGCCCGGCTGCTGGGTCAAAGAGGACTGCGGGCCTGTGAAAGACTTATGGGCCTGATTCTTATTCTGCTGTCAGTACAAATGCTTGAGGACGGAATAGCATATTACATAAACCACTTATTGAAGCCATAG
- a CDS encoding response regulator: protein MGALTAGGLCLAAVCTVVILYLRRAGAGATCRKKAVCEAISAAGIGYYITDLSGEIVFSGGEESVLPGLNKDTCCSPSFYNIDSSTLGLNGTVFRSLAAGMGKCSFKTKVDMPDGKTCVLVHTAVLVRDEHGKPAGCSVVVVNSSALIKLENDLCREKRYLDSVMNSSPDSVLIMDLKGNFLRVNSVFASYAGASDPEVCVGMNVYNFLNPQAAEIVLNDIEALQRGEEGGCFNFTVADSRGNDLCLNVRHHLHRDSFGNPEYIVGYARECPPVGENISKEGCCDLAMLENLSHELRTPLAGITGSLQILEGEDLTPAAREYVGKSKHLIRRLKTAVNNFLRGLSGETAGSDAVSGNSENSAPFVRDVPVEGGNILLAEDDMSSQFFMRRTLENWGYQVRTASNGSDVLKFLAEQDCDLVLMDIHMPELSGYEAIARIREMDAPAARLPIIVMSAYGAESDTAKLEELGVAEFIAKPVRAEALKAAMDRLLGGS, encoded by the coding sequence GTGGGAGCTTTGACTGCCGGGGGATTATGCCTTGCAGCGGTTTGTACTGTTGTAATTCTATATCTGCGCAGAGCCGGGGCGGGGGCTACGTGTAGAAAAAAGGCTGTTTGCGAGGCCATATCCGCGGCCGGTATAGGCTACTACATAACGGACCTCTCCGGGGAAATTGTTTTTTCAGGAGGAGAGGAATCCGTACTGCCCGGTCTCAATAAAGATACGTGCTGTAGTCCTTCCTTCTACAATATAGATTCTTCAACTCTCGGATTAAATGGGACCGTCTTCCGGTCTTTGGCCGCAGGAATGGGAAAATGCAGTTTCAAGACCAAAGTGGATATGCCTGACGGTAAGACGTGCGTCCTTGTCCATACAGCCGTTCTTGTACGCGACGAACACGGTAAACCTGCCGGATGTTCTGTGGTTGTTGTAAACTCCAGTGCATTGATAAAACTTGAGAACGACCTGTGCAGGGAAAAACGATACCTGGACTCTGTAATGAACAGTTCCCCGGACTCGGTTCTCATCATGGATTTGAAGGGAAATTTCCTGCGGGTGAACAGCGTGTTTGCTTCATACGCCGGTGCATCGGACCCGGAGGTCTGCGTCGGCATGAATGTGTATAATTTTTTGAATCCGCAGGCGGCGGAAATCGTTCTGAATGACATAGAAGCATTACAAAGAGGCGAAGAGGGAGGCTGCTTCAATTTTACTGTCGCGGACAGCCGGGGAAATGATCTTTGCCTTAATGTAAGGCATCACCTGCATCGGGACAGTTTCGGCAACCCTGAGTATATTGTAGGCTACGCGCGGGAGTGCCCTCCTGTCGGAGAAAATATTTCAAAGGAAGGATGTTGCGACTTGGCAATGCTTGAGAATCTATCCCATGAACTGCGTACGCCTCTGGCCGGGATAACCGGGAGTCTGCAGATTCTGGAAGGAGAAGACCTTACGCCTGCGGCCAGGGAGTATGTCGGTAAAAGCAAGCATTTGATACGGCGGCTGAAGACGGCTGTAAATAATTTCCTGCGCGGACTCTCGGGTGAGACCGCAGGTTCCGATGCTGTATCCGGCAATTCGGAGAATTCGGCTCCATTTGTGCGGGATGTGCCTGTGGAGGGCGGGAATATTCTGCTGGCAGAGGATGATATGAGCAGCCAGTTTTTTATGCGGCGTACTCTCGAAAACTGGGGATATCAGGTGCGCACTGCAAGTAACGGCTCTGACGTGCTCAAATTCCTTGCCGAGCAGGATTGTGATCTTGTGCTGATGGACATCCACATGCCGGAACTGAGCGGATACGAGGCCATTGCACGGATACGTGAAATGGACGCGCCTGCAGCCCGGCTTCCCATCATAGTGATGAGCGCTTACGGGGCGGAAAGCGACACCGCGAAACTGGAAGAACTTGGCGTTGCAGAATTCATTGCCAAGCCTGTGCGCGCCGAAGCTTTGAAAGCCGCAATGGACAGGCTTCTTGGCGGAAGTTGA
- a CDS encoding chemotaxis protein CheW, with translation MSAEINSTTNQYLTFTLNKDVYALDISSVREVLELTPITRIPRTPKFMRGVINLRGHAVPVVDMRLKFGMSRTEDTINTCIIIVEVVFDGEGTVMGALADSVREVIELTENMIEEPPRMGTTIKTEFIRGMGKQDDEFVIILDINKILSVEELAMLRNVQQDSPSGEAVQDSGGSQGMTLSL, from the coding sequence ATGAGCGCTGAAATAAATAGCACGACTAACCAGTATCTGACCTTTACACTGAACAAGGACGTCTATGCTCTGGATATCTCCAGTGTAAGGGAGGTGTTGGAACTGACACCCATTACCCGTATTCCGAGAACCCCCAAGTTCATGCGGGGAGTCATCAATCTGCGGGGGCACGCCGTTCCGGTCGTTGATATGCGTCTCAAGTTCGGCATGAGCAGGACTGAGGACACCATCAACACCTGCATCATCATAGTCGAGGTCGTTTTTGATGGCGAAGGAACTGTCATGGGTGCTCTGGCCGACTCTGTAAGGGAAGTTATCGAGCTTACGGAAAACATGATTGAAGAGCCTCCAAGAATGGGCACGACAATCAAGACTGAATTCATCCGGGGCATGGGCAAACAGGACGATGAGTTTGTTATCATCCTTGATATCAACAAGATTCTTTCGGTTGAGGAATTGGCAATGCTCAGGAATGTGCAGCAGGATTCACCTTCCGGAGAAGCCGTTCAGGACTCAGGGGGATCGCAGGGAATGACCTTGAGTCTTTAA
- a CDS encoding methyl-accepting chemotaxis protein: MFKNLKLGWKIGGGFVLVLLLAVVVGGVGWYGLSGVAKENARTEVVSKAVVDMYNSRLMVLYYTLSGTSEYENKFNAAISEVANNLSANESLFSGKGLADVKDVESKASEYAKSFKAYAGFGKEKKEAVSICLTAAENLGSAVSEMEKQGHQYLHKNFESGSGSADAVAVFEAYTSLVDADKLFRNARTLVNSFLRSGREEHVKEVRRELNSILDICGDLKRNEWVSTASGWNISVLEKAVRSYLDSFNVLVEKSESQAVELKNMASIGADAFDLGSKIKDAQQEAANAIMSFSFYLILGGLGLALLCGVIISITVTRAITGPVSKGVEFAENMSRGDFTRTLDIEQRDEIGILAAALNDMVARLSSVVAEVSSSSENVASGSEELSATAESLSQASTEQAANVEEVSASMEEMTANIRQNADNAHQTEQIALQASSQAEEGGEAVARAVDAMKNIAEKISIIEEIARQTNLLALNAAIEAARAGEHGKGFAVVAAEVRKLAERSGAAAGEIGELSSSTVGVAEKAGEMLKRLVPDIRRTAELVQEIAAGSGEQLSGAEQINKAVQQLDQVTQQNASASEEMASTSEELSSQAEQLQQVMSFFRVSQQPVRQVRALPAPQKPRPSSMPSDFRRSSSASDESGVSLDLGSDFSDGDFEKF, from the coding sequence ATGTTCAAGAATTTGAAGCTTGGATGGAAAATCGGAGGCGGTTTCGTTCTTGTACTGCTTCTTGCTGTAGTTGTCGGAGGGGTCGGATGGTATGGGCTCAGCGGTGTTGCCAAAGAAAATGCCCGTACTGAGGTTGTCAGCAAAGCTGTTGTCGACATGTATAATTCGAGGCTGATGGTTCTTTACTACACTCTTAGTGGGACATCGGAATATGAAAATAAATTCAACGCGGCCATATCGGAAGTGGCGAACAATCTTTCTGCAAACGAGTCGCTCTTCAGCGGCAAAGGGCTTGCGGACGTAAAGGATGTTGAATCCAAAGCTTCGGAATACGCAAAGAGCTTCAAGGCATATGCCGGGTTTGGCAAGGAAAAGAAAGAAGCTGTGAGCATTTGTCTTACTGCCGCCGAAAATCTTGGCAGTGCTGTTTCCGAGATGGAAAAGCAGGGCCATCAATATCTGCATAAAAATTTCGAGAGCGGTTCCGGTTCCGCAGATGCTGTTGCCGTGTTCGAGGCATATACTTCTCTGGTTGATGCGGATAAACTTTTCCGCAATGCCCGGACACTGGTCAATTCATTCCTGCGGTCAGGCAGGGAAGAGCATGTAAAGGAAGTCCGCCGGGAATTAAACAGCATCCTTGATATCTGCGGTGACCTCAAACGCAATGAATGGGTGAGCACCGCTTCCGGTTGGAATATTTCCGTGCTCGAAAAAGCTGTTCGCTCCTATCTTGATAGTTTCAACGTTCTTGTTGAAAAATCAGAGAGTCAGGCTGTTGAGTTGAAGAATATGGCTTCCATCGGTGCGGATGCTTTCGACCTCGGTTCGAAAATAAAGGATGCACAGCAGGAAGCTGCTAACGCCATCATGTCCTTTTCCTTTTATCTTATTCTTGGAGGATTGGGGCTGGCACTCCTTTGCGGTGTGATTATTTCCATTACTGTCACCCGTGCGATAACGGGACCTGTAAGCAAGGGCGTTGAGTTTGCGGAAAATATGTCCCGCGGTGATTTTACCAGGACTCTTGATATTGAGCAGCGGGATGAAATCGGGATTCTGGCGGCCGCGCTTAATGATATGGTAGCCAGACTTTCCTCCGTTGTTGCGGAAGTGAGCAGTTCGTCCGAGAATGTTGCTTCCGGCAGTGAAGAGCTTTCCGCTACTGCGGAAAGTCTTTCCCAGGCTTCAACCGAGCAGGCGGCCAATGTAGAAGAAGTCTCCGCTTCCATGGAGGAGATGACGGCCAATATCAGGCAGAACGCTGACAATGCCCACCAGACCGAGCAGATCGCTCTCCAGGCTTCCTCTCAGGCAGAGGAAGGCGGTGAAGCCGTAGCCCGCGCGGTGGATGCCATGAAGAATATTGCCGAGAAAATATCCATAATAGAAGAGATTGCCCGCCAGACCAACCTGCTGGCACTCAATGCGGCCATTGAAGCGGCCCGTGCAGGCGAACATGGGAAGGGATTTGCCGTGGTCGCCGCAGAAGTCCGGAAACTGGCTGAACGCAGCGGCGCAGCAGCCGGGGAGATCGGTGAGCTTTCTTCAAGTACTGTCGGTGTGGCTGAAAAGGCCGGTGAAATGCTCAAGCGGCTTGTTCCGGATATCAGGCGTACTGCCGAACTGGTGCAGGAGATTGCAGCCGGCAGCGGTGAGCAGCTTTCCGGTGCGGAGCAGATCAACAAGGCTGTGCAGCAGCTTGATCAGGTTACGCAGCAGAATGCTTCCGCATCCGAGGAAATGGCTTCCACATCCGAAGAACTTTCCAGCCAGGCTGAACAGTTGCAGCAGGTTATGAGCTTCTTCCGGGTGAGTCAGCAGCCGGTAAGGCAGGTCAGGGCATTGCCTGCACCGCAAAAGCCGAGACCGAGCTCAATGCCTTCCGATTTCAGGAGATCCTCCTCTGCTTCAGATGAATCCGGCGTGTCTCTCGATTTGGGCAGCGATTTTTCGGACGGTGATTTCGAAAAATTCTGA
- a CDS encoding Hpt domain-containing protein, with the protein MDASGVVLNTSAFYAHLGGDKELGAEILTVYLDDAPQRFNSLVKALEEDDQVLAVKFSHALKGISATIRAERVSSLSGSAERAARQGDLEKAGLLIPEIENELKLVLQAIATALSA; encoded by the coding sequence ATGGACGCCTCTGGGGTCGTTTTAAATACGTCAGCCTTTTATGCCCATCTGGGCGGAGACAAGGAACTCGGTGCGGAAATTCTTACCGTTTATCTGGACGATGCTCCCCAGCGTTTCAATTCGCTGGTCAAGGCCCTTGAAGAGGATGACCAGGTGCTGGCAGTAAAATTTTCCCACGCCTTGAAAGGTATTTCCGCCACCATACGGGCTGAAAGGGTTTCATCTTTGTCCGGCAGTGCCGAGAGGGCTGCACGACAGGGCGACCTTGAAAAGGCGGGGCTCCTTATCCCCGAGATTGAAAATGAGTTGAAGCTGGTGCTGCAGGCCATTGCAACTGCTTTGTCCGCTTAG